The genomic stretch TGTGCAGCGTGTTCTTGAGGCTGTCGTAGTGCAATGGAAAGCGCGCGTGTGGCTGTACAAGTGAAATTCTATCAAAGCCGCCAGTAAAGACGAGGAACCAAAGGATGGACAGGACCGGAACAAGCTTCCAGTGAATGGGCCGCGCTAGCTGCCGTGATGGACGTCAGCGTCACTGTCGCTGTGATTTGAGAGGAGAGAATGCGGCACCGTAAGGGAGATCGACGACAACCTCGCCGGATTTCCAGACGCAgcgcctctgctgccgctggccaCAGTGGAGCCCTACAGGCCGCTGCCTAGCGCTTGCGGCCAACTAGAGCCgcgcagcacagcagcctcCGCCCTGGGCTTGGGGGGTGGCCAGGCCCGGCAGTGGCGTCTGGACAGCTCAGCTGCCGGCCATGTCGTTATCGCACCCCGTGATCTCATTCATGCCCTTTAATCCTCAACCTCTGCTCTATTCAAAGGCTCAAGCATCAAGTCGCTTGCTTCAAAGAGCCTCCACTCGCGTCCAAAGGCCCGAGATTCACACGTCTTTGTCCAAAGTATATGCAGACTGGGCCAAAGTATAAATCTCTCGACTCGGCCCTTTCTGCGCTCTTCTTCCGTCATCGGTCATTACCTCCAGATAGTCCACAGTTGCCTGCACCATCCCGCCATATATAATCCCAACCATCACTCATCTTGCCATCTCATCCtcggcagctgcagccaccagGTACTACGATATGGAGTGCGACATCTGCCACCACCCGCATGACGCCCAGCGCCGGCCGTTCCTCTGCGCCGTGGATGCCCGTAACAGGATCTACGAGGGCCGCATGAAGCATCTGCAGCTGGTGCTCGAGAATGAGTCGCTCAAGGCCCAGATCGACGAGCTCCTGGACGATGCAGCCAAACCAAACAAGCATACCTTGGACGAAATCATTGCGCACCGAGATGCGGCTGAGCAAAAGACGGACCAGATTCTCGCCGCCGCGGATAGGCTTCGCGACGACATCAAAGCGGCCAGGGATGAGATTCAGGCTAGAAAGGCGGCCATCGCTCGACGGAGATCCGACCTGGCCTCCGTCTCTGCCGGCATAGTGGAGCGCAGAGCCAAGCAGCTCAGGGAGGTAGAGAAGTCGATTAACATGCTCAAATTCCGATGGTCGCAAAGTGCTGAGGATATGGCCTCTACTCGTGGCTTTTTGTGCAACGAAGCTGTTCGGCTCTACGGTCTCAAGAGAGTCACGAAGAAAGGCGGCACGGGGCGCTACGAATATCATCTCGGCAAGATTCCCATTGTAGATCTAACCAGCATGGACTGTGAGTAACCCAAAATTTCCctcctttccttcttttcccaaTATTCCCCCCGGTCCTTCATGTCatccatctttcttctctgttcTTGTCCACTACAGTATATATGGAATATATCTCTTTGGTCCCCCCTTCATCCCTAACGAGGGAGACGAGGGAAAGAGGTATgaaaaagataaaagatgTGTGGTTTATATCTCTTTGAtccctctccatctctaAAGAGAGAGTCGAGGGAAAGAGGTATGAAAAAGACAAATATATGGTATATATCTCTTTGAtccctctccatctctcaaGAGAGAGTCGAGGGAAAGAGATatgaaaagacaaaagggaGACATGTACAataagaagagaagagaaaattggaagaagaagagaaaaaaagacaacagAAGATAGACATGAATTGGAAAAGAGTTGCAGGACGCAACACAGGACAGAGAGAGAATAAAAGAGAGAACCAACATGAAGCAacagaggaagagaaaaacaggAGAGAaatgaggaagagagagaaaaaagacaggagaaaagaaacggcGGCgagaacagaagaagaaagaaatgacaGGAACCGAAATCCTCCGCTCGAGATATATGCTGACTTTTTCTAGCTCTTTCGCCCGAGGCTATCTCAACCTCTCTCGCTCACATAGCCCATGTCGTCATGCTGGTTTCCCACTACCTTTCCATCCGCCTTCCTGCCGAGATCGTCCTCCCTCACCGCGATTACCCGCGACCAACCATGTTCACCGTTCCAAATTCCTACCGCCATGGCGACGTTTCATTCCCCGGCGCTCTCCTTGCTCCGACTCCGTTGTCTGAGCCCCCATTTGCCAATTCCCACGTCCCTCGACCTCGCCCTCTGTTCGTGGATAAACCTCTCCCACAGCTCTCCAAAGAGGACCCTGCTGCCTACTCGTTGTTCCTCGAAGGCACCACGTTGCTTGCCTATGATGTTGCTTGGCTCTGCTGTTCGCAGGGTGTATCCGTGGGAGACAAGACTTCGTTTGAGGACATTTGCAACATGGGCCGGAACTTGTATAATCTATTGATGAATAATCAGATCCAGAGCGGTGCCATCAATTTTTTGATGGGCGCCCCGGCAGTAGATGCCAACATTGGAGGCCAGAATGCCGATTCGAAGCAGAGCTGGATCGGCCGCTATGCTCACGGCACGACTTATTACAGCCTTTCCGGCGACGAAGGAACCGAACTGACAAAGTCCTTCCGGCTGCCTAGCCCACTGAAGCTTGCTGAtaagctgaagaagaagcttcttgGAGACGCGCCCGCCCCTGACTGGGAGGtccttggcgatgatgaatggAAGGACGCGAATATGCCGGGCAACGGAGTTTTTGATCCAAAGGCTGTAGGCAGCAAGAATGGCGGTACTCCCGACGCGAGAGACTCGCCCCGGACCAGTAGTTCGAATGGATGGATGAAGGTCAAGAGCAGATACTAGTAGACGATAGATTGCCTATAGACCAACATATGAATGAGTTTTCCATCCCAAAGTCCCTTGTTCTGGGCGTCATTTTATGACGTCTTTGCCGCACCTTTTTTGTgcggcgttttttttttttttttgttgttgtttgcTTGTTGTGATTGTGATTTCTTTGTGATATTTGTGGTTTGCGGTTTGTGGTTTGTGGTTTATCTTCTCGGGTGCATGTGAGTGGTAGAAAGTGGTTTCATGCACCCAAGTCCGATCGAGGACCATGTTTGTGTC from Trichoderma atroviride chromosome 3, complete sequence encodes the following:
- a CDS encoding uncharacterized protein (EggNog:ENOG41), which produces MECDICHHPHDAQRRPFLCAVDARNRIYEGRMKHLQLVLENESLKAQIDELLDDAAKPNKHTLDEIIAHRDAAEQKTDQILAAADRLRDDIKAARDEIQARKAAIARRRSDLASVSAGIVERRAKQLREVEKSINMLKFRWSQSAEDMASTRGFLCNEAVRLYGLKRVTKKGGTGRYEYHLGKIPIVDLTSMDSLSPEAISTSLAHIAHVVMLVSHYLSIRLPAEIVLPHRDYPRPTMFTVPNSYRHGDVSFPGALLAPTPLSEPPFANSHVPRPRPLFVDKPLPQLSKEDPAAYSLFLEGTTLLAYDVAWLCCSQGVSVGDKTSFEDICNMGRNLYNLLMNNQIQSGAINFLMGAPAVDANIGGQNADSKQSWIGRYAHGTTYYSLSGDEGTELTKSFRLPSPLKLADKLKKKLLGDAPAPDWEVLGDDEWKDANMPGNGVFDPKAVGSKNGGTPDARDSPRTSSSNGWMKVKSRY